AATAGGAAGGCCCGGGCGCTTTTCCTTTTTCATCTTCCTTCCGCCGGGACGGTGATACCGCCCCTTATTATTTATATTGTTTGAACACGTCGGCAATTTCCATAATCCAAGAAACATTCCACACAATCACCGCCACGTATGTTCAAAGTTCCGGAAATTCAATTAAACGCCTACGGCAAGCCCGCAAGAATCCTGTATCTGGCCCCCTATGCGCCCGACGCTCCCGATTTCTCCCAAAAACCCTACACGGGCAACGGAGGTTATCCCCAGTACCACTACAACATTTATAAAGCCATCCAGGACATAGGCTATGATGTAGTCTCCTCCTCCAAGCCGTACTCCGTACAATTCGCCAAGGGAAACGTGGACTATGTCTTCTCCCTGATGAACAGGTTCCAGATGGCCAAGCCTGAAATCTTCATCTCCTCCTACTGCGAATTCATCCAGGTGCCCTATCTGGGCGCCCCTCCCAACATTCGCGCCATTGCAGAAGACAAGCTGCTGACCAAGCTTGTCTTCCGCTCCCTGGGCCTCAACATGCCGGAGGGCATGGGACTTTCCAAAGAGCGGGAAATTCCGGCGGAAGCCCCCTTCCCCGGTCCCTACTTCGTCAAAAAACGCTTTGGCGCCGCTTCCGGGGGAATCCGGGAAGACAGCATCTGCGGCACCTGGGAGGCTGTGGCTTCCTGCGCCAAACGCCTTATGGAAAAAGGGCATGAAGTTCTTGTGGAACAATACTGCGAAGGCATTGACGTTACTGTTCCAGTGCTGGGGGGAGAAGAACCCGTCATCCTGGGATTCGTACAGCCGAAGTCCGACAAACCCGGCAACATCATCACGGAAGACCTCAAACTGCATGACCATCTGGGCTACCAGCTTGTATCCGTGCACGATCTGGAGCAGGATATCATTGCAGACGTCCGGAAAGTTTGGGCGGCCCCGGGGCCCCTGGACTACTTTCGCATTGACTACAGGATCGACTTTGAAAAGGGCGAACGCCGCATTCTGGAAATGAACATCTGCTGCCATCTGGGCAAAAGCGGCTCCATCTGCCTGGCGGCCGCACAACACGGCTACACCCAGGCGGATATTCTTAAATACATCCTTGATTACAGCATGAGAAGGCAGAAGGGCCTCCAGCAATACGGAACGTGGCTCATTTGAGCCTGACACGTGCCTTCCTATACACAAAACCGCTCGCCAATTTACGGACAGGAAAAGCTCCTGTCCGTAAATTTTATTGCATATTTTATAGTAAGGAATGTTCGTGTTTTGCTTCTGAAAAGAAAGTTCCTTCTAAGAAATATGGGAATTAGCTATTCTCTGCCCTGAGAAATAAAATCCTAATGAGCTTTTCGGCATAACATTTTAGGCGTCTTTCATTTGGGCGACCGGTAGTTCTACATTGTCTGCAAATCATTTAACAATCCTGATTTACAAGACAATGAACAATACCCAAATTACCCTGGATCCCCGCTATCCCTTCGTTCCCATGTTCGCCAACGGGCAACCGCAGGCCGACTTCTACGTCAACGGCATCACCGCCCCCGTTCTCATCTCCCCTCGCTCCGTCTCCGAGGATACCCGGCACGAATGGACCGGGTACCTCAAGATCATGAAACGCGGTACCTATTTCCTTTCCCTGGACGCCGATTCCTCCATCTCCCTGGCCATTCCCTTCAAGAATGTGGAACTGACCAGCGAAGCAAAAGACCTTTCCGTGAAGCCGGAGAGTGTCCTCCTCGAACAGGGGTATTACTGGTGCCAAATCGTCCATGAACACCATGCCGCCCTGGGCTCCGCACAAGAGTTCTGTATTGCCATTCTTTCCGACAAGGAGGAGGCGCCCGACATCAATTCCTACCTCAATCCCAATGTAACTCCTCCGGACAAGGAAGGGGAGGAAGTCATCACCCTGGTCAATCTTTATCGGGACGAGGAAGAGGAGAATACTTCCAGCAGCTCTTCGGAGGGAGGAGGGGATGATTTTGAGTTTGATCCCAAGTCAAGCAGCTCCAGTTCCAGTTCCAGCTCCAGTTCCAGCTCCAGTTCCAGCTCCAGCTCCAGTTCCAGCTCCAGCTCCAGTTCCAGTTCCAGTTCCAGTTCCAGTTCCAGTTCCAGTTCCAGTTCCAGCTCCAGTTCCAGCTCCAGTTCCAGTTCCAGTTCCAGTTCCAGTTCCAGTTCCAGTTCCAGTTCCAGCTCCAGCTCCAGTTCCAGTTCCAGTTCCAGTTCCAGTTCCAGTTCCAGTTCCAGTTCCAGTTCCAGTTCCAGCTCCAGCTCCAGCTCCAGTTCCAGCTCCAGTTCCAGTTCCAGCTCCAGTTCCAGCTCCAGTTCCAGCTCCAGTTCCAGCTCCAGTTCCCTGTCTTCTTCCTCCAGCGAACCGCCCACCGAAGAGGAACCGTGTCCATGCCCATGCGATGCGTGCGATGAAGAAGGCGACGAAAACTGCGTCCAGCAGCAGCCCACTCCGGGCGACCCCGACGATGAACAGGACTGCCAGGGAAATGCATGCATCAATCCTTCCTCTCCAACAGGACCAACGCCCCCCGCTCCGGTCAGGTTCATGCGCATGGCGCGATCTTCCACCCCCTCCAGCCTCAACTCCAACAGCGGGCCTTCCCTGCGCTACAACCACCCCATGGCATGGAGCGCTTCCTTCTCCCAAGACGAACGGCGCGTCACCGTCAAGCGCCCCTCCGGAAGCCATATCTATTTCAAGGCAGAAGCGGGCAGCTCTGATGCTTCTCCCGTCGGCAGCTCCAGAAAACTGGACTACCGGGTACGGCTGCTCAACCAAGACCTTACTCCCAATCAACAGGGTATGCCGTCCTACATGGATATGACGCTTCCTTCCGGCATGATCCTGCGCTTCTCTTCCTCTACCGGAGAGGTTGTCTCCGTCACCAGCTCCTCAGGCCACGTTATGACCGCCGAGGAGTATGCCCGCAAGGTCCAAGTGGCCTACAACCCGGACGGCTCGCTCAACAGTGTTTATTCCCGGGCTCAGGGGCTGATGCGAAGCATTCCCGGAAACAACAGCCTCACCCTGGAGTGGTACGCTCCCGGGAATGTCTCTCCCACTAACGATGGAGAATTTACCGTCACCGGAGAGCCCTACAAGACGGCTCTTTATGAGACTTCCATGGAGGATGGGGTAAAAGTGACCCATATCACCAACCAGAGGGCCGGAGAGGAACCTCGATTCATTGAACGCCGGGAGGAAGACGGCAAAGTGACCATCATCAAGGGAGAGGGGGATGAGCGCATCGTGCGCACGATTGAACGTAACGCCCTGCCCGGCTCCAAGTGGGAGCGCATTGAAACTATCAGGGGCATCAATGATTCCCAGCCTTCCCGCAGTACACGCACAGTGAAGAAGTATACCGACGGGGGATGGCTGACCATCAGCAGCACGGAAGGATACAATACTTCCAGTGAACAGACCACCCTCTACACGTACAACGACCAGTTCCGCGTGTCTTTGGAAATCAAGCCCAACGGAGGCTACACGCGTTATGAATACGACGACCAGGGCCGGGTAGTTTTGCAAGCAACGCCGTGGGCTGGAGGAGGAGAGCGAGGAACACGTACCACCTACGCCGATCTGCGCTTCAATGATTTCAGGCCGGCAATGGAAAAAGAAGTGATTATCGCTCCGGACGGCACGGAAACCGTTCTGAACCAAAGGAGCTACACTTATGAAGACAGCCCCGAAGTCAACCGCACGACAGTGACCGAAACAGCTTTGGGTTCCGACCAGGTTCACACAAGCGTCTCGGAAACCTACGGAGAAGCAGCGCAGTACCCTTATGCCCGGGGAGACAGAAGATGAGGCAGGGTATTGACGGAGTGCAAACCGTCTATACCTATGAAGCCGCCTCCGACCATGGAGCCGTTCACAAAGTGATAGAAACTGTGCAAGCTAATGGAAGCATTGTTCCCGGCCAAAGTACCAAAAGTGTGCAATACATTGCCGAAAACGGCACGACCACAAGAAAAGAGCAGTATGTCCACACGGGAGAAGACTGGTCATTGATTTCCACGGAGGACTATGAATACGATGCCGAGCTCAAGCGAATCAAAACGACGAAGGGCAACGGCCGCTTCAGCACGACGGAATGGATGTGCTGCGGTCCCTTGACGGAAACCGACGAGGATGGAGTAGTGACCACCTATGGCTACAACTCGGCTAAACAACTCGTGGAAACCATCCGTTCAGCCACGGAAACCACGCCTGAAACGATTACCTCTTACATGCGGGATGCCACGGGACGCATTCTTTCGACACGGCACGATGTCGGCGCCATGACGACAGTTGAAAGCACGGAGTACGACGACTTGGGAAGAACTATTTCCACAACGGACGTTCTTGGGCGCATCACCCGGACCGAGTATAGTCAGAATCAGCTTGCCATAACGGAAGTACTGCCTTCCGGCGCCACTCTAGTGACAAAAAGGTACTATGATGGCGCTATCCTTTGGGCAGGAGGAACGGGACAACGGGAAATGGAAACCCAGGTTGAGTTGACGAAAGAAGGCATTCTTACGACTACCTTGTCTCACGGAGTTGTGCTGTCTCGAACTCTTAAAAACGGTTTCGGACAAATCAGCCACCAGGGACAGCCCAATACCCACGGGGGATTCATCATTACCAGAAACTCATACAATGGAAAAGGTCAGCTTGTGCACTCCCAGATGGAGGGTATGGCTCCTGCCCTTACGGCTTACAACGAACTGGGAAATGTCGTGAGGCAGACCGTCCTTCTGGATGAACTCCATCCGGATGATCCCACTAAAAATAGGATATCGGAAAGTTCAATGTGCTACCAAATTAGGGAAGACGGAATCTATCAGATTCAGACTTCCACTACTTACAATGCCGAGGGCCTTCCTATCACCCAGACTACGGAAACCATGGTTTCCCACCTAGATCCCGTGCTGGAAAGCAAGGTCCTTTCTACCGACGTCTACGGACAACAGAGTATCCAATGGTCAGAATACACTGCTCCTGCCCGGCGAACTCAATTCAGCCGCATCCCAACCTCTGATATCACAGCAATATCCCTCGTCGTCGACGGTTTCACGATCAATCAAAACGATCATGCAGGCATTCATTCCTCACAAGAATGCTCTTATACCTCTACAGGCATGATTCTGAAGCAGACGGACGGCCGCGGCAATGTCACCACCATGGAAACCGACCTGTCCGGACGGAACATCAAAACAACAGATGCAGAAGGCAACATAACCTCCACCAGCTACCTGCCCTGCTGCGATGCCGTGACCTGCATCATGGATGCCCTGGGAGGCACTGCCCGCTATTCCTATGACATCCGCGGCAGAAAGACGGCCGAGTACGGCACCGCCGTCCAGCCGGCCTGTTTCTCCTACGACGAGGCTGATCGAGTGATTGCTCTGACTACTTTCCGGGCAAAAGAGGAAGACGTGACTACGGATCCTTCCGGCCGCACCGACGGAGACACCACCACCTGGCTCTACGATGTGGCTACGGGGCTAGAACTCAAGAAGACCTATGCCGACGGCTCTTTCATTTCCAAAACTTACGATGATCTCAACCGTCTGAAAACATTCACCAAAGCGCGTGGCATCGCCACAACCTATGCCTACGCGCCGCTGACCGGGGAACTCATCTCCGTTTCCCACAATGACGCTACTCCAGGATGGGAGTTTACCTACAACCATCTGGGACAGATGACTTCCGTTCGGGACACCTCCGGACTTAGGAAACTCACATATGACAACTACGGCAGAATGATTCAGGACACTTCCTTTGGACAGGCGGAAAGCAGCATCCAGGAAAAATACGATGCCTTCGGACGCCCCGCCGGATACAGGCTCATGCTTGGATCACGCACCATTCAGCACTCCCATCTTGACTATGGCCGTCAAGGTGCCATGATCGGGATGAATCTGGAAGGTTTGGCATCTCCCTTTACTTGGGAATACGATGACGCCAGTGGTTTCCTTAATCAATTGTCCTATCCCAACGGCATGGTCCGCAGCAACACTTACCATCCCAAGCTCAACCTCCTGACCTCCATCGGTTATGAGAAGACCCAGAATGGGCAAACAGTTGCCGCTCACCAGTATGAGTATGACAGCCTGATGCGTCCCGTTCAACGGAGGGATTCCTGGGAAGCCGCCACACCGGTGACCACCAGGGACTTCACCTACAACAGCCGCAGTGAACTGGTAGAAGACCGGATCGGTCAGGATGGGAGCTTCAGTTATCAGTATGACAATATCGGCAACCGTAAGTCCGCCCGGGAGCTGGAAGAAGAGGTATCCTATGAGGCCAACCAACTCAACCAGTACACGGACGTGACTGGGGAGGCAGAACTGTTCACACCCTCCTTCGATGCCGACGGCAACCAGACCAGGATCAAGACTGCAACGGGTATCTGGGAAGTTTCGTATGATGCCAACAACCGCCCTGTAAAATTTACCAGCCAGGATGGACGGACTGCCGTCACCTGCCTCTATGACTACCAGGGCAGACGCTTTGAGAAAAAAGTTACTTTCAATGAATCAACTATCAGTCACGTCTATTACCTGTATCGAGGTTATCTGCAAGTTGCCGAGCTAAACATGATGAATCCCATGCCCGTACTGGAAAAGAGTTACCTGTGGGATCCGACGGAGCCGACAGCCACGCGCATTCTGATGATGACATGCTGGAAGGAAAACGGAATGGCAGCTGGAGAACATCTCTGCTTCACCCATGACGCATTGAAGAATGTCACCTCCATTTTCGATGAACAGCAGGTACAAAGGGCACGCTATGAGTATGCCCCCTTTGGCGCCCTCATCACGGCACAGGGAGACATGGCTCAGGAAAACAGGTTCAGGTTTTCCTGTGAATGCATGGATGATGAACTGGAGCTTGTCTACTACAATTACCGCCATCTCAATCCCCTGGACGGCAGATGGATCAGCCGTGATCCCATTGCTGAAAACGGAGGGGAAAATTTATATGGTTTTGTTTCCAACTCTCCTTCTGTTTATTATGATTATCAAGGGTTAAAAAATAATAATTCCGGAGGAGCTATAGCTATAAATTTCACTCATCTTTTCGGCATGGGTTCTTCGCCTTCTGATGGCTATTCCATTGATCTCACACTCACGGCATTTACACAAGATAGAGATTGCCGAATAAGAGGAGAACTTTTTGGGACAGTATCGTATAGAAAAAATATGCCGTCAACTCCCCATCAGGGTGGGGGAGATGGATTTGACTTTAGTTGGGGTGCAAAAGGCGCCGTTGGATGGGGTGGCCCTCATGGAAGTAATATTCCGGAAAGAATTTTAAATAACTACGGCAAGCTACCACCCATTCCCCACGCACAAAATGAAATATCTTACGGGTATGTATTCAATTTCAACTCCTGCATTCCAGAGATAACATCGCATAACCTGGTTCAATTGAAATTTGATAATGTGGTTCTCATGTATCAAAATGACCAATCATGGTTAAAGAAGTGGCATCCGACAACGGATCAGGCATGGACGGCAACTTTTGCATTAGATATAGAATTAGGCAAAGGCACCATCTGTTCTTTACTTTATCAACAGTTTACGGGGAAGGCTAATTTAAATGAAAAAAGGAGCCTGACAGATACGATTTATCATCAAACACCTTATCAAGAATCATTAAACTGGGGATTGGGGGGAATATCAATCGGACAAGGCGGCAATAGCTTTGGATTTTATACAGATACACATGCAGGACAAGATTTGATTCATTGGTTGATAGGTGACAAAAAATTTAAACAAACCGACTCTCCGCGATTTTACTTTGAGCAACAAATGATGATTGAAACAAAAAAGAAATAATAATCTTAAAATATAATAAATAAATGATTAAATACATATTTTATCTCATCTGTTTCTTCATATGCCCCCTAGGGGCTGCAGCGGTTCATACTGAATTCGTACCACAAATTCGGCAAGAAAAGAATTCATTGGCTTTTCAGCTTGTTGTTGACGATTTCAGTAATTGGAAAACCGATTTCTTCAGCGTTTCCGAAAAAGAAAATGATGCTTACCGCCTGATAAAAGACGAACATATTCCCGTTGTTGAAGTGGTCAAAAAACTCCAGTCCCTGGAAGAAACAGGAGACAACTGTGCGGCCCGAGCATTAGCGGGTATGTATTTACAAGGAGAAAAACTCCCATACGCCCGGCTTGATGCCCTTAAAATTCTGAAAAAGGCGGCAGGCCGGGGAGACAAGGTGTCCAAACGGATAATCGGTCAAATGCTGCTTGATTTTCAGTACACGGATTTTTCCCCGGTAAATGCATTTTCCTTTTTAAAGGAAGCAAAAGAAGGGGGAGATCCGGAAGCGGCTGTTCTTTTCACGACCGCCTGCATTTTAGAGGACCTCGAAGAAGGGAAAGAATCTGCGGAAAAGATTCAAGAATTGAAAGAACTCTCGGAAAAAGGTTCTCCACTAGCCCAAATGTATCTTCTCCTCACCCGGAAGACACTCCTGAAGCAGGCAGGAAAAGACACAGGCAAGATTGACGAGGCCATGATCCAATTAGCTTTGCAATCTCCTCGCCTGACTTACATTGCAGCCTTGAACCAGGCAGGGGAGCGGCAAAAAGAATGCGTGGAAAAGCTTGTCAAAGCCAATCATCCCCTTGGAATAATTCTAAAGGCAAAAACCTATATGGCAGACGGAGATTGGAGCATAGCCGCCTTCATGTTGTCCAGGCCGCCCGTCAATAAAATGCCGGAGGCCCAACATCAATTGGGAGCGTATTTGTTTCTCAGCTTCATGAACCAATCCGATCCGGACCTCAAGGAACATTTGAGGGAGAAATTCATCTCTTCATTACGGTCTGCCGCCGACCAGCATCACCGAAAAGCGGAGTACAAGCTTGCTTCCTTTTTAATGCTTGCAGGACCATCTCTCATCGAAAATTATTCTCCTCAGGAAAAAATGCGAATGGTTGACGTTTTAAAACGGGAAGCACTGAGTGGGGATGCCATGGCCATGAACAATTATGGTTACCATTGTCTGACAGGTTTTTATTCAAGGAAGAACCTGAAGGAAGCTGAAAAATGGCTGTTGAAAGCAGTTCAGGAAAACTATGTCCCCGCTTTAACCAATCTGGCCCTGCTTCACGCCGGAGAATTTAATGATGGGACCGAGGGAGACGCTCCCATCA
This genomic stretch from Akkermansia biwaensis harbors:
- a CDS encoding tetratricopeptide repeat protein, which encodes MIKYIFYLICFFICPLGAAAVHTEFVPQIRQEKNSLAFQLVVDDFSNWKTDFFSVSEKENDAYRLIKDEHIPVVEVVKKLQSLEETGDNCAARALAGMYLQGEKLPYARLDALKILKKAAGRGDKVSKRIIGQMLLDFQYTDFSPVNAFSFLKEAKEGGDPEAAVLFTTACILEDLEEGKESAEKIQELKELSEKGSPLAQMYLLLTRKTLLKQAGKDTGKIDEAMIQLALQSPRLTYIAALNQAGERQKECVEKLVKANHPLGIILKAKTYMADGDWSIAAFMLSRPPVNKMPEAQHQLGAYLFLSFMNQSDPDLKEHLREKFISSLRSAADQHHRKAEYKLASFLMLAGPSLIENYSPQEKMRMVDVLKREALSGDAMAMNNYGYHCLTGFYSRKNLKEAEKWLLKAVQENYVPALTNLALLHAGEFNDGTEGDAPINYKKSIEFLEKAKAMGDADAQRHIDYLKEISSKHQKTKSENL
- a CDS encoding RHS repeat domain-containing protein gives rise to the protein MRQGIDGVQTVYTYEAASDHGAVHKVIETVQANGSIVPGQSTKSVQYIAENGTTTRKEQYVHTGEDWSLISTEDYEYDAELKRIKTTKGNGRFSTTEWMCCGPLTETDEDGVVTTYGYNSAKQLVETIRSATETTPETITSYMRDATGRILSTRHDVGAMTTVESTEYDDLGRTISTTDVLGRITRTEYSQNQLAITEVLPSGATLVTKRYYDGAILWAGGTGQREMETQVELTKEGILTTTLSHGVVLSRTLKNGFGQISHQGQPNTHGGFIITRNSYNGKGQLVHSQMEGMAPALTAYNELGNVVRQTVLLDELHPDDPTKNRISESSMCYQIREDGIYQIQTSTTYNAEGLPITQTTETMVSHLDPVLESKVLSTDVYGQQSIQWSEYTAPARRTQFSRIPTSDITAISLVVDGFTINQNDHAGIHSSQECSYTSTGMILKQTDGRGNVTTMETDLSGRNIKTTDAEGNITSTSYLPCCDAVTCIMDALGGTARYSYDIRGRKTAEYGTAVQPACFSYDEADRVIALTTFRAKEEDVTTDPSGRTDGDTTTWLYDVATGLELKKTYADGSFISKTYDDLNRLKTFTKARGIATTYAYAPLTGELISVSHNDATPGWEFTYNHLGQMTSVRDTSGLRKLTYDNYGRMIQDTSFGQAESSIQEKYDAFGRPAGYRLMLGSRTIQHSHLDYGRQGAMIGMNLEGLASPFTWEYDDASGFLNQLSYPNGMVRSNTYHPKLNLLTSIGYEKTQNGQTVAAHQYEYDSLMRPVQRRDSWEAATPVTTRDFTYNSRSELVEDRIGQDGSFSYQYDNIGNRKSARELEEEVSYEANQLNQYTDVTGEAELFTPSFDADGNQTRIKTATGIWEVSYDANNRPVKFTSQDGRTAVTCLYDYQGRRFEKKVTFNESTISHVYYLYRGYLQVAELNMMNPMPVLEKSYLWDPTEPTATRILMMTCWKENGMAAGEHLCFTHDALKNVTSIFDEQQVQRARYEYAPFGALITAQGDMAQENRFRFSCECMDDELELVYYNYRHLNPLDGRWISRDPIAENGGENLYGFVSNSPSVYYDYQGLKNNNSGGAIAINFTHLFGMGSSPSDGYSIDLTLTAFTQDRDCRIRGELFGTVSYRKNMPSTPHQGGGDGFDFSWGAKGAVGWGGPHGSNIPERILNNYGKLPPIPHAQNEISYGYVFNFNSCIPEITSHNLVQLKFDNVVLMYQNDQSWLKKWHPTTDQAWTATFALDIELGKGTICSLLYQQFTGKANLNEKRSLTDTIYHQTPYQESLNWGLGGISIGQGGNSFGFYTDTHAGQDLIHWLIGDKKFKQTDSPRFYFEQQMMIETKKK